TTCAGAATACCCAGATAACATATTAAATACAACAGAAGCATCAGACCCAAAATATTCATTACATGTAAATAGTCCCATATCTGTATATAACTTCGCAGTAATATCATTGTAGTTACCTGTACCTAGATGAACATATCTTTTTATCTTGTGTCCTTCTTTCCTTACTACTAAAGTTATCTTACTATGAGTCTTTAAACCTAACAATCCATATATTACATGACATCCAGCTTTTTCAAGGCGTTTAGCCCAAATTATATTATTTTCTTCATCGAATCTAGCTTTAATCTCTACTAAAACTGTGACCTGTTTTCCTTTGTCTGCAGCTTCAGCTAAAGCCTTAACTATTGGTGAGTCTCCACTGACCCTGTATAAAGTTTGTTTAATAGCTAATACATTCGGGTCTTTTGCTGCTTTTTGAACGAAATTTACTACTGGGTCAAAACTTTCATAAGGATGATGAAGAAATATATCCTTCTTAGATATAGCTTCAAATATATGTTCTTCACCTAATAAATCTTTTGGTATCTGCGGAGTATATTTGTTGAATTTCAAATGTCTGTACCCATCATCAGATATTAATTTAAAAATAAAAGTTAAATCTATAGGGCCATTTATTTTATATATTTCACCCTTATGTATTTCTAAAGAGTTCTGTAATATGTTTACTAGTCTTTCGTCCATATCAGCAGATACTTCTAATCTTATGGCCTCTCCCCATCTTCTTCTTTTTAATGACTTCTCAATCTCTATTAAAAGGTCCTCTGCTTCTTCTTCATGTATTGTCAAGTCCGCATTTCTAGTAATCCTATATGGATAAGAACATATTATTTCTTTTCCTAGAAAGAGTCTTTCAATATACATATCTATTACTTCTTCTAAAAAAATGTAATTCTTATGTCCATTTTCTATAGTAGGTACTTCTACTATTCTAGGTAGCACTGATGGAACTTGAACCGTTGCAAAAACCAAGTCGTTATCTTCATTCTCACCTTTCAATAACACACCTATGTTTAATGTCTTATTTAAAATTAAAGGAAACGGTCTACTAGGGTCTACAGCCATTGGCGTAAGTACAGGATAAACTATATTAGTAAAATAATTTTCTAAGTACTCTTTATCTTTTTCAGATAAATCATTTGTATACACAAAGTTAATACCATTATTTTTTAGCTCTGGTATTAAATTTTCATTTAAAATACAATACTGGTCTTCTACCATTTTATGTACTCTTTGTGATATTCTTTTTAATTGCATTTTAGGTGTAAGTCCTGCTGGGTCTTTTTTATCATATTCTGCAGTAACCTGGTCTTTTAAAGAAGCCACTCTTACCATAAAAAATTCATCAAGGTTTGAACTTGTTATTGCAATAAACTTTAATTTTTCAAATAAAGGGTTATTTTCATCTATAGCTTCCTCAAGTACCCTATCATTAAACTCTAACCAACTCAATTCTCTATTAAAGAAGTACTTAGCATCATCAAAGTTTACATTATTCATCCTACATCACCCTATCTATCTTTAGTATTGGTACAACTCCAAATACCTCTTTGAAGAGGTCACTATTAGCTTCAAAAGTCCATATTTCAAGCAGTACGTCCTCTTTTGTTCTAGCAGTTATAACGACTATTTTTTCATCAGTATTAACATCAATATCCCATATCTTTTGTTTATGACTCATATCTAATGAATTTGCTAGCTTTAACATAGCAGATAATTTTGATATTATAAGTTTATCTTTTTCTGATAATTTATCATAATTCCTATCTTTAAATTTAGGTAATTTTTCTCCATGATATCTAGCTACATTAGCTATTATCTCCATCTGTCTATCTGACATTCCAATTAAATCAGAAGCTAAAATAATGTCATATGAATTATCATAGTGGTCAACTAAATTAACATATTTACCTATATCGTGAAGTATAGCTGCTAATTGTAGCATAAATCTCTCTTTTTCTCCTAATCCATGTATATCTTTTAATCTATCAAATATTATCATTGACTTATCCATAACATCCATCACGTGTTTCATATCACTCTTATATCGCTTTGCCAAGTATATAGCCGATGATATTATATCTTCACGGAATTTTTTGTCCCTATTAGTATTATATTTTTTATCTACAAAGTCTGAAATCAACCCATCCCTTAGTGAGACCAAAGGTACATATATTCCCTTTGCATCTGTCATATCAATAAACTTTTTAAATAAAATCAAAGATGGTATCAATATTTCAATTCGATTTTCTGGAACATCATATTCTTTTATTATGTGGTGATATGGCTTATACATTAGTTCATTGTAAACCTCTATGAATTTATTTCTATCTATATATTTTGATTTTTCTTTATCCTTTGTTTCATTGCATATTCTACTAATTATTGAAATCTCCCCACCTACTGCAATAAAGTTTTTAAT
This genomic window from Caldisalinibacter kiritimatiensis contains:
- a CDS encoding RNA degradosome polyphosphate kinase — encoded protein: MNNVNFDDAKYFFNRELSWLEFNDRVLEEAIDENNPLFEKLKFIAITSSNLDEFFMVRVASLKDQVTAEYDKKDPAGLTPKMQLKRISQRVHKMVEDQYCILNENLIPELKNNGINFVYTNDLSEKDKEYLENYFTNIVYPVLTPMAVDPSRPFPLILNKTLNIGVLLKGENEDNDLVFATVQVPSVLPRIVEVPTIENGHKNYIFLEEVIDMYIERLFLGKEIICSYPYRITRNADLTIHEEEAEDLLIEIEKSLKRRRWGEAIRLEVSADMDERLVNILQNSLEIHKGEIYKINGPIDLTFIFKLISDDGYRHLKFNKYTPQIPKDLLGEEHIFEAISKKDIFLHHPYESFDPVVNFVQKAAKDPNVLAIKQTLYRVSGDSPIVKALAEAADKGKQVTVLVEIKARFDEENNIIWAKRLEKAGCHVIYGLLGLKTHSKITLVVRKEGHKIKRYVHLGTGNYNDITAKLYTDMGLFTCNEYFGSDASVVFNMLSGYSEPPELYKLNVAPLNLREKFIDLINNEIENARSGKKAKIIAKMNALVDPGIIKALYKASSAGVEIELIVRGICCLRPGIPGVSENITVRSIVGRFLEHSRIYYFYNDGREELFLSSADWMPRNLNRRVELLFPIEDLNVKRTIISSLKIMLNDTSKARILQSDGYYIRADKMGKFNLNSQEFFCKLAMQEVENYNEDKMDFIFKPIKK
- a CDS encoding HD domain-containing protein codes for the protein MSKDLNSELIAGIDIGSHSIKMKIAEINENGEIRTLDNLRRTASLGKDTFTTGKISFKTVDEICEILKGYKQVLNDYRIKQYRAVATSAVREATNKDYVVDQIKLKTGLHIEVITNSEEKYLTYKSIRDNLKDYKRFRNERTLIVDVGSGNTEMTSYNKGKLQFSQSIKLGALRIREILASLERRTLHFSKILEEYIESNLDTLKIFSTQKSIKNFIAVGGEISIISRICNETKDKEKSKYIDRNKFIEVYNELMYKPYHHIIKEYDVPENRIEILIPSLILFKKFIDMTDAKGIYVPLVSLRDGLISDFVDKKYNTNRDKKFREDIISSAIYLAKRYKSDMKHVMDVMDKSMIIFDRLKDIHGLGEKERFMLQLAAILHDIGKYVNLVDHYDNSYDIILASDLIGMSDRQMEIIANVARYHGEKLPKFKDRNYDKLSEKDKLIISKLSAMLKLANSLDMSHKQKIWDIDVNTDEKIVVITARTKEDVLLEIWTFEANSDLFKEVFGVVPILKIDRVM